The nucleotide window CCCGCCGCTCCAAGACGCCACGTTCACGAACTTCGTGCTCTCGCAGTACGGGCTCGCCTTCTTCCTCGCGCTCGCAGCGGTCCTCTACATCCTCGCGCGCCCGCTGTACCGCTCCGACGATACCAATCACACGCTGTACATCCCGGCCGCGCTCGCCGTGGTCGGCTCCGTCTACGCGGTCCCGCAGGCGTACGGCGCGGTCGGCGGCGTCGTCGGCCTCGACTGGCAGGTGGTCGGGCTCGTCCTCGCCGCGGCGTTCCTCGTCGGGGCGACGTTCCTCGTCGAGTACGACGCCGAGGAGCTGTACTTCGTCGTGTGGGCGGCGTTCATCGGGAGCGCGGCGTTCACCCAGACCCGCTTCAACTACTACCTCGCCGTCGTCGTCGCGGTCGGCACGGCGTACTTCCTCCAGGTCGCGTTCGATGCCCTCGATCTCACGTCTCTCGACGCGGTCAAAAACGTCGAGGGCTGGCAGGTGCTGACCGTACTCGCCGTGCTCGCGATCCTCCTCGTCCCGCTCGTCGGCGTCGCCACGCCGGTCTGGACCGCCGGGAACTCCAGTCAACCGGGCAGCGTCGTCCAGTGGGACGAGAGCCTCCAGTGGATGAACGACGAGACGCCTCAGCCGGGCGAGCTCGGAGGCGCGGACAACGCGATGGATCCGTACACCACCTACGAGCGGCCCGCAGACGGCGACTTCGACTACCCCGACGGCGCGTACGGCGTCCAGTCGTGGTGGGACTACGGCCACTGGATCACCACCCGCGCCGAGCGCATCCCGAACGCCAATCCGTTCCAGCAGAACGCCGGCGAAGCGGCCGACTACCTGCTCGCACCGAGCGAACAGCAGGCGGCCGAGGTGCTCGCGAGCCAGAGCGACGAGGGCAACCAGACTCGCTACGTGATGGTCGACTGGCAGATGGCGTCGCCGAACTCCAAGTTCAACGCGCCGGTCACCTTCTACAGCGGCAACGAGACGGTCCGCGACTTCAACGAGCTGCTGTACGAACGGGTCCAGGGCCAGAACGGCCAGCAGGGCGGGCTCCGGGCCGCCCTCCAGACGCGGACGCAGCGCTACCACGAGAGCCAGATGATCCGGCTCTACCAGCACTACGGGAGCGCGGTCGAGCCGGACCCGGTCGTGTTGGACTGGGAGCCGCAGACGGCCCAGACCCAGTCGGGCGAACAGGTCGACATCAAGGTCCTCCCGAGCGAGGGACAGCCGGTCCAGCGGTTCGACAACCTCTCGGCCGCCCGCTCGTACGCCGAGGAGGACGGCTCGGCGCAGGTCGGGGGCGTCATGGGCGTGCCCACCGAGCGCGTCGAGGCGCTCGAACACTACCGGCTGGTTCACGCCACGCAGGCACCCGGACGCTCGCCGTACGCACAGCAGGCACAGATACTCGCCCAGCGGTTCGGCGTCGACCTCCAGGCGACGTTCGGCGAGTCGCTGTTCGGCGCGTTCAGCGACGACTTCGTCAAGACGTTCGAGCGCGTGCCGGGCGCGACCGTCGAGGGGTCGGGCGCGGCACCCGGTCAGGAGGTCGAGGCGACCGTCGAGATGCGGAAACTGAACGGGCAGACGTTCGAGTACACGCAGTACGCGACGGCGGACGAAAACGGCGAGTTCGAACTCACGCTCCCGTACTCGACGACGGGCTACGACGAGTTCGGACCCGAGAACGGGTACACGAACACGAGCGTCCGCGCGACCGGTCCGTACAACGTCAGCACCGCGCAGACGACGGGCGAGGACCTGTACACCACCGAGCAGTTCGGACAGGTCGAGGTGACCGAAGGGCAGGTCGTCGGTGAGGACGACACGGCGGCGACGGTCGAACTCGAAGAACGGATCGTCGACTGCCCGAGCGGCGACCCGGCGTGTCCTGTCGATAGTGGGAGCGAGGGCGGCGACGGCGGCGACAGCGGTAACACGACGAACTCGACCGACAGCGCGAGCGTGCTCGGCGCGGCGGAGCCGGTAACGGCGGTCGACGCCACGAGCGCGACGACGGCGACCGGGGACGCGAGCGCGTAATTCCGGGCTGTTAACTACCGCCACACTATTCTCGACGTATGGACGACCGACGCGAGTGGCTGACGCTGTACCTGAAAGGCGTCGCCATGGGGAGCGCGGACGCGGTGCCCGGCGTCTCGGGCGGGACCATCGCGCTCATCGTCGGCATCTACGAGCGGCTGATCGCGGCCGTCACGGCGATCGATCCCGGTCGAGTACGCCGCGTGCTGGCGGGGGTTCGGCCGGGGAACCTCGCGGACGCGCGGGCCGCGTTCCGCGAGGTCGACGGCGCGTTCCTGCTCGTGTTGGGGGCCGGTATCGGTACCGCGGTCATCGCCGTGTTGAGCGGGGTGAACTACCTACTTGCGACGCGGCCCGTCGCGACGTACGGCTTCTTCTTCGGGCTGATCGCCGCCAGCGCCGCGGCCCTGCTCGGCGACGTCGACCTCGGAACGCCGCGCCGGAAGGTCGCCGCGGCCGGGGGGTTCACGCTGGCGTTCCTCGCCTCCGGGGTCGGCTCGACGGGACTCGGAAGCCCGCTGCCGCTCGTGTTCCTCGCGGGCGCGGTCGCGGTCAGCGCGATGGTGCTGCCGGGCGTCTCCGGTTCGCTGCTGCTCGTCGTCCTCGGCCAGTACGAGTACATGTCCGGCGTCGTGAGTCGGTTCGTCGACGGGGTCGGCGCGCTCGCCGTCGGGAACGGGTCCGACGCACTCGTCGAGACGCTACCGCCCGTCGCCGTCTTCCTCGTCGGAGGCGTCTGCGGACTGTTCACCATCGCGCACGCGGTCCGCTACGCGCTTTCCCGGGCACGCACCGCGACGCTCGCCTTCCTCGTGAGCCTGATCGTCGGCGCGCTCCGCGCGCCGCTCGTCGAGACATCGACCCGGCTGGCGGAGAGCGCCGAGTCGTGGCGGGCGGCCGCGCCGCGGTTCGCGCTGGCGGCGATCGGCGGTGCCGCACTCGTGCTCGTCTTGGACCGATACTCCGACGCGGTCGAGTACTGAGCGCGCAACGCCTTTTCCGCTCGCCGCCGTAGCCCGGAGCGACATGGTCCAGACCGAATCCGAGTCCGAACTCGACCGCGGCGACGTAGCGCCCGACTTCGAACTACCCGGCGCGGACGGGGAGACGTACGCGCTCGACGACTTCGAGACGGACGCGCTGCTCGTCGTCTTCACCTGTAACCACTGCCCGTACGCGAAGGCGAAAATCGACCTGCTGAACGATCTGGCGGTCGAGTACGACGACCTCGCCGTCGTCGGGATCAACCCCAACGACGCCGACGAGTACCCGGAGGACTCCTTCGAGGCGATGCGCGAGGCCGTCGCGGACGGCACGGTCGCGTACGACGCGTACCTGCGCGACGAGACCGCGGAGGTCGCGGCCGCCTACGACGCGGTGTGTACGCCCGACCCGTTCCTCTTCGGCCGCGAGGACAGGAAGTGGCGGCTGCGCTACCACGGCCGGCTCGACGACGCGCTCAACCCCGACGATGAGGCGACGGAGTTCTACGTTCGCGACGCGGTCGACGCCGTTCTCGCAGGTGAGGAAGTCGAGATCCCCGACCGCCCGTCTCGGGGCTGCTCGATCAAGTGGCCGGACGCGTAGGGTCTCGCTGCCACGAGTCCCGCGAGCGGAAGCGAACGGGACCACGAAAGACGCAGCGCCGAGCGAAGCGAGGCGACCGTCTTTCGGATGTTCTCGCGGCTGGGGCTTCGGTGGTGTGCTGCGCGGTAGCCGTGACGAATAAACGAGCGGCTAGAGCTTTGGAGACGGTCCCAGCGGAGTCGCCGTTCGCTTATAAATAGCCGCGGACGATATCACTCGATCGCTACCGGTGCCAAGCCGATTCGGTATCCGTCTCACCGCTGTCTTCGGTTACATCGCTCTCGTCGCCGTCGAGCGTCACCGACCCGTTGGCGGCGTTGCGGAGCGCGTCCGAGCGCCCGAACTCGCCGGGCGCGATAGCGAGCGTTCGGATCCCGTAGCCGTTCGCGGTCTCGACGACCGGCTTGAAGTCGGTGTCGCGGGAGGCGATCGCGAGGGTCTCCATCCGCCCCTCGGCCGCGAACCGCGCGGCGTCGACCGCGAGCTTCACGTCCACGTCGCCGCTGGTCATCACGACCTCGAAGCCGCGGGCCTCGGCGGCCTGAATCAGCCCCGGCGTCGCGTGTTCGTCGAGATAGAGCCGCGTCGTCACCAGCGGTCCCTCCGCCTCGGCCGCCCGGCGCACGTCGTCGAGGTCGACGTCGAACTCCTCGCGCAACACGTTCGGGCCGTCGACGAACAGCGCCACGCCGCCGGCGTCCGGGTCCGTCTGTCCGGCGGCGTCCGAACTGGAACCTTCAACCCCCTCGTCGTCTTGCTCCATGACCGCGATCCGAGACCATCGGAGATAGGCGTGGTGATCCGCGAGTGACGAGGTCGGGGCAGCGTGCGGCGCAGTCGCCGCGGGCCACGCACGGCGACTGATCGTTTCGGCATTCGTACACCTTATATCCGTATTACTACCTGACTCACGACTGTAGTGAATATACGGAGACTTGAAGTAGTATGTCCAAGAATAACGGAATAAGATGTCACAATCGAACGCGTACACCGTCATCTCCGAGCAGAACGATCACGAATGTACCACGGTACGTGCCCATCCACGCAACGAGACGTACCACGTCGTCGAGTACGCCGACGAGGACGCCCGGGAGCGCGTCGCGGACCTACCGGTCGGGTCGGTGGTCAGGATGGAGCTCTCGCGTGCCGGCCGCCGGAGCAACGTCTGGTGTGCCGAGTCCGTCGAGACCGCGGTCACGGACGGCGGCTCCCCGCAATAAGAATCGAGGTGAGTGAGGAGCCGACGTTCGGTCGTTGATCGCGGCTCGGTGAGAAACGGAGACGTTCTCGAAGTTCCGGTCACTCGGTTGTACGTGGCCGAGAGTCTCGCGGCGGTGAACACCACCGAAGCCCCTGCCGCTCGGCTATACGAAGCTGTTCCTGTTGATAAATCGTTAATCGACATGAACCGCTCCGAAGCCCCAGTCGCGAGGCGGGCGCACGTTCGCTGCGGTCCTCGTCGGTCGCTCGCGCTGCTCGCTCCCTTCCTGCGGTCCTTGCGTCACCTGCGCCCGCCTCGCGACTGCCCCTTCGAGTCCCGCCCCGCACCACCGGAAGACGGTCCTGCTCGCTCACTACGTTCGCTGCGCGGGCTGCGACTTCCGTACTCCCGCTCGCTCCCTCCGGTCGCTCGCGGGACCGCACAGCCTCACACCTCCCCAGCCTCGTCACCGGACTACGTCCGGTTTCAAGCGAGAGCTTCGCTCTCGCCCTGTCGCTGGTCCCGGAGCGAAGCGGAGGGACCAGCGACTCCAGCGAGAATCGAGGATTCTCTGGCAGCCGGCGCTACGCGCCGGCGACCACGCGCGGCGCTCCTCGGCCGCGATGCGGCCTCGGAGGCGCGCGCCACAGCGGTAGATGAAAAGGAGCCGTCGAGATCGTTAATTTTGAGCCTCAGTAAAAACGGACGCTCCCGGCGGCTCCGACAGCTTCGTGCCCGGTTACAGGTCTCGCGTGAGTCGCGGGTTCGTCACCGCGCCGTCGGCGGCGGAGGCAAAGTCGCGACCGTACTTCGCGAGAATGCCGCCCTCGTAGGGCGGTTCCGGGGCCTCCCACTCCTCGCGCCGGGCGGCGAGCTCCTCGTCGGAGAGGTCGACGGTGAGGTCGCGTTCGGGGATGTCCACGGTGATGTGGTCGCCGTCCTCGATGAGCCCGATCGGGCCGCCCGCGGCGGCCTCGGGCGCGACGTGACCGATCATGGGACCGCGGGTGCCGCCGGAGAAGCGGCCGTCGGTCAGGAGGGCGACGTCGTCCTCGTGGCCCGCGCCGACGACGGCGGCGGTGACGCCGAGCATCTCGCGCATCCCGGGACCGCCGCGGGGCCCCTCGTTCCGGATGACGATCACGTCACCGGACTCGATCTCGCCCGACTGGACGTACTCCATCGCGTCCTCCTCGTTTTCGAACACGCGGGCCGGGCCCTCGTGGTAGAACTCGTCGTCGCCGGTCACCTTCAGCACCGAGCCGTCCGGCGCGAGGTTACCGTCGAGGATCTTGATCGCCCCCTCCTCCTCCTTCGGGTCGTCGACGGTGTAGAGGAAGTCGGCCTCGATTTCGTCCTCGTCCGGGAGGTCGCCGTTCGCCTCCAGTTCGGCCAGTTCCTCTTTGAGCGTCCGCCCGGTCACGGTCATCGCGTCGCCGTGGAGCAGGTCGGCCTCAAGCAGGCGGCGGAGGACGACCGGAACCCCGCCGATCTCGTGGAGGTCGTTCATCACCCGCGTCCCGCCGGGCTGGAGGTTCGCGATCTTCGGCGTGCGGCGCGATATCTTATCGAAGTCCTCGATCGAGAGGTCGACGTCCGCCTCGCCGGCGAGCGCGAGCAGGTGAAGGACCGCGTTCGTCGACCCGCCCATCGCGGTCTGGGCGGCGATCGCGTTCTCGAACGACTTCCGCGAGAGGATGTCGGAGGGGCGGCGGTCGTTCTCGATACAGTCCATCGCGAGTTCGCCCGCGCGCTCGGCGACCGCGTAGCGAGCCTCGTCCTCGGCGGGCGGTGAGGCGGACCCGAGCGGGGCCAGCCCGAGCGCCTCCGAGAGCGACGCCATCGTGTTCGCGGTGAACATCCCGCCGCAGGAGCCCGCTCCGGGGCAGGCGTGTCGCTCTAGGTCGTCGAGTTCGTCGGCGTCCATGTCGCCCTGCGCGTAGGTGCCGACACCCTCGAACACCTGGACGATCGTCACGTCGCGCCCGTCGTGTTGCCCGGGCATGATCGACCCGCCGTAGAGGAAGACGCTGGGCAGATCCGTCCGGATCGCGGCCATCATCATCCCGGGGAGGTTCTTGTCGCAGCCCGCGACCGTCACGAGGGCGTCCATGCGCTCGCCGAAGGAGACGAGTTCGACCGAGTCCGCGATCACTTCCCGCGAGATCAGGCTCGCCTTCATCCCCTCGGTCCCCATCGAGATGGCGTCGGAGATGGTGATCGTCCCGAACTCGATGGGCATTCCGCCCGCGGCATCGATGCCGTCGAGCGCGGCGTCCGCCACGTCGTCAAGGTGGACGTTACACGGCGTGATGTCCGCCGCCGGGTTCGGCACGCCGACGATGGGCGACGAGAGGTCCTCGTCGTCGAACCCCATCGCCCGGAACATCGCGCGGTGCGGCGCTTTGTCCGGTCCCTCGGTCACTTCGCGGCTCCGCAGGTCCTCGTCTTTCCCCCCGGCGAATCGATCTGTGTCTTCCCGGCGGCGACGCCGCTCGTCGTCGTCGGATCTCGGCTGCTGTTCGCTCATACTCGCCCCTGTCGCTCGGGACTCTTAAACCGCCGCGTCGGGGCGATGGTTGCTCGCGCGGGCGAACGGGTTCGGGGCGGCCTCGCCTCGGTTCCCGTTCACACCCGCGCTTTCAGCTCCACTCGATACCCGAACGGGTCGCGGACGTACACCGCGCCCGCCTCGCCGGTCGCACCGAGCGGCGAGTCGAGCGTCTTCTCGACCTCGACGCCCGCGTCGGCGAGTTCGGTCGCTGTCTCGTCGACCGACTCCTCGACGACGACCGCGACGTGGTCGTAGTTCGTCGGCGTCGGCGGCTCGAACTCGGCCGTGGGCCACAGGTGGATCACCGCCGTCGCCGAGAGCCGCACGTCGAAGAACGGCTTGTCGTCGGCCGCGTACAGCGCGTCCTCGATCCCAAAGCCGAGCGCGTCGCCGTAGAACTCGCGGGCGTCGTCGACGCCGTCTTCGGGGATCCGGAGGTTGACGTGGTCGATGTGGCGTGCGTTCACGTTGACCGATTCGGCTGCCGGGCGCAAAAGTCGTAGGGGGAGCGGCACGCCCCTCGCTGCCGAACGTCGGCGAGCGAACCGACGGCGGTTCGTCGACTCGGGACGGCTACGCGCGGTCTCGCTACCTGCCAACGGCCGCTGAGTATTTAATCGGAGAAATGTAACTACCGCACATGATTGTGTTCGACTTCGTCGCCGTCGGGCCGCTGATGGGCGGGATGGCCGGTTCGGGGATGGCGGGCGGGATGGGCGGCTGGATGTTCGCGTTTCCCCTCGTCGCGCTGTTCACCGTCTCGGTGCTGATCGCCGTGGGCCTCGTCGGGATCAAGCTGCTCGTGAGCGAGACGGATGACGGACCGGACGAGGGTGACCCCGACGAGACCCCGGTCGAGCGCCTTCAACGGCGGTACGCCGCGGGCGAACTCGCGGAGGAGGAGTTCGAGCGGGCGTTGGAGCGCGAACTGGAGCGCGAGGGGAGCGACGGAGTCGACGAGAGGACGGCCGCCGAGACGGAGTCCGCCGGAGAGGCTGCGCGAGCGCGGTGAGCTGAAGTTGACCCGGGAATCGATTCAGGCGAACGCTTCGAGGATTCCCGCGCCGTCGGTGCTGCGGCCGAGGTCGGGAAGCGTGGCGCGCTCGGGGTGGGGCATCAACACGGCGACCGTCTCGCGCTCGCCGAGGACGCCGGCGACGTTGTCCGTGGAGCCGTTCGGGTTCGCGGCGTCGGTGACGTTCCCGTCGGCGTCGCAGTAGCGGAAGAGGACGCGGTCGTCGGCGACGAGGTCTGCGTGCGCCTCGTCGCCGATCTCGAACCGGCCCTCGCCGTGGGCGATGGGGACCTCGATCACGTCGCCCTCGTCGTAGGCGGCGGTCCACGGCGTGTCGGCGCGCTCGACGCGCAGGTGGACCGGCTCACACTGGAAGCGAGCGGAGGCGTTCGTGGTGAACGCGCCGGGCGTGAGGCCGGACTCGGAGCCGATCTGCGCGCCGTTACAGATCCCGATGACGGGGACGCCCGATTCGGCCGCGGCGCGGACCTCGTCCATGATCGGGTCGCGGGCGGCCATCGCGCCGGCGCGCAGGTAGTCGCCGTAGGAGAAGCCGCCGGGGAGGACGATCCCGTCGGTGTCTTCGGGGAGTCCGTCCTCGTGCCAGACGCGCTCGGCGTCGATCCCGAGGTGCGCTAACGCGCGGACGGCGTCGCGGTCGCAGTTCGAGCCGCCGAACTGGACGACGGCGACCGTCACGCCGACCACCTCGCGTGGGCGGCCGCGACCGCCGCGCCGGTGACGATCGGCGTCGTCTCGACGACGGCGACCGTCATCGCTCCGCGACCGCCACGTCGTAGTCGTGGATCGTCGGGTTCGCGAGCAGCCGCTCGGCCATCTCGCCGGCGCGATCGGCGGCCTCGTCGGCGTCGGCGGCGGCGAGGTCGACCTCGAAGCGATCCGCGGAGCGGAGGTCGTCGAGTTCGAACCCGAGCCGTTCGAGGGCTTGTTGGGTCGTCTCGGCCTCCGGGTCGAGGACGCCCCGCTTCAGCCGGACCGTCACCGTCGCCGTGTAGTCGGTCATGTCCGTTGGTGCGGAGTCGTGTGTAAAAACCGTTTTGGAACGCCTCGTATAGACACGTTCGTGGATATAGATCGGTCGAACGTGCGGGAGGCAGGGACCGCGCGGAACGAAAGGGGCAAACCCCTCCGCCTGTTGAGGAGGGTGTATGCAGCCGCTCGAACCCGCGGAGGTGATCGTCGCATGACCCGCGAATTGACCGAGATCACGGTCGTCGGAGGAGACAAGACCGGACTCATCGCGCGGGTCACCTCCCTGCTGTTCGAGCGGGGAATCAACATCGAGGACTTAGATCAGGCGGTCCGCGAGGGCGTCTTCCGCATGACGACCCGCGTCGACACCGCGGAGATGGAGACTTCCCGCGGGGAGCTCCGCCGCGCGCTCGCCGAACTGGGCCGCGAACTCGACGTGGACATCCAGGTCCGGTTCCCGAGCGACCGCGACGCGCGCCGAATCGCGTTGCTGGTCACGAAGGAGACCCACGCGCCCGAGGTGCTGCTGGAGGCGGAGGCCAACGGTGACCTCGCCGACGACGGCGAGGAGGCCGAGATCCCGGTCGTCATCGGCAACCGCGGCGACCTCCGGTCGCTCGCGGAGCGCTACGACAAGCCCTTCTACGACGTGGGCGACGGCAACGGGAACACCGACGAGGAGCGCCTGCTCGACCTGCTGGCCGAGTACGACGTGGACCTGATCGCTTTGGCCCGCTACATGCGTATCCTCTCGCCCGAGGTCGTCTTCCGGTACGAGGGCCGGATCATCAACGTCCACCCCTCGCTGCTGCCGGCGTTCCCCGGCGCGGAGGCGTACCGGCAGGCGAAGGACGCGGGCGTCCGCATCGCGGGCGTCACCGCCCACTACGTCACCACCGACCTCGATCAGGGGCCGGTGATCGCCCAGCGCGCCTTCGACGTGCCGCCGAATGCCGACGTCGCCGAGATCAAGCGGCGCGGGCAGCCGCTGGAGGCCGACGTGCTGCTCGACGCGGTCCGGCTCCACCTCGCGGACGCCATCGCGGTCCACCGGGGAACCGTCCACGTCCGCGAGGACATCGACGTCGACGCGCGGCTCGGGCTGAGCGAGGCCGCCGTCGAGGCGAACCCCGACGAGCCGGTCGACGGGGAGCCGCTCAGTCGGTCCCGGCCGTCGCCGTCGGACGACTGAGCGTCGGTCTCGGCCGCGCTATCGACTACTTTTAATTGACCGCGACCGCAACGTTGGACCGATGACCGAGCGCCGCGGGCGGAGGGAGTTCCTCGCGGACACCGCCGGGGTGGTCCGCAGTGACGAGCGGCTGGTCCTGCTGTTCCTCCTGTTGCTGTCGGTGGCGGGGCTGGCGGTGTTCCTCCACTACACGACGCTGATCTTGGAGGGACTCCCCGATCCGCTCCCGACCGAGCCGATCGGGCCGTGATCCGCGAACTCGACCGGGGCGCGCGACACAGCGGTGACTGCGACGCGCTCGCAGTTCCGGTGTCACTCCAGTTCGACTAGCAGGTCTCGGTTCGCCGCCTCGTAGCGCAGCCGCTCCGATCGGAGCGACTCACGCCGGCGGTCCGCCCAGTCGCTCGCGTCGAAGTCGGTCTCGTCGACCGCGCCCTCGACCGTGTCGAGCAGGTGCGCGAGGACCGTCCGCTCGCCCGCCTCGTACGGCGGTTCGATCGTCCACGGCGACGGTCCCTCGGCGATCACGGTCGCCGCGCGAGCCAGCGCCGCCGCGCCGTCCGGACCGCCGGGCCGGAACTCCCGCATGTGGCGGTGATACCGGTCGAGGACGGCGTCGTCGTCCGTATCGGGGGGCGCGAAGCGCGTCTCGCCGTCGTAGGTGATCGGCGCGTACGCGACGGGAGCGACCGCGGCGAGGGCGTCGACCGCGGGGGCGGCGTCGACCACGTCGAAGAACGCGCAGCCGACGACCGCGTCGAACCGTCGGCCCGCGGCCGCCGCGTCGCGCGCGAAATCGAACGCGTCGGCGACGCGGTACTCGACGTCGACGCCGCCGACCGCGTCGCCGACCCGCGCCTCGCCCGCGGCGAGCGCCTCCTCGTGGGCGTCGACGGCGACCCA belongs to Halorubrum sp. DM2 and includes:
- a CDS encoding VOC family protein; translation: MNARHIDHVNLRIPEDGVDDAREFYGDALGFGIEDALYAADDKPFFDVRLSATAVIHLWPTAEFEPPTPTNYDHVAVVVEESVDETATELADAGVEVEKTLDSPLGATGEAGAVYVRDPFGYRVELKARV
- a CDS encoding SHOCT domain-containing protein — protein: MIVFDFVAVGPLMGGMAGSGMAGGMGGWMFAFPLVALFTVSVLIAVGLVGIKLLVSETDDGPDEGDPDETPVERLQRRYAAGELAEEEFERALERELEREGSDGVDERTAAETESAGEAARAR
- a CDS encoding formyltransferase family protein, encoding MTRELTEITVVGGDKTGLIARVTSLLFERGINIEDLDQAVREGVFRMTTRVDTAEMETSRGELRRALAELGRELDVDIQVRFPSDRDARRIALLVTKETHAPEVLLEAEANGDLADDGEEAEIPVVIGNRGDLRSLAERYDKPFYDVGDGNGNTDEERLLDLLAEYDVDLIALARYMRILSPEVVFRYEGRIINVHPSLLPAFPGAEAYRQAKDAGVRIAGVTAHYVTTDLDQGPVIAQRAFDVPPNADVAEIKRRGQPLEADVLLDAVRLHLADAIAVHRGTVHVREDIDVDARLGLSEAAVEANPDEPVDGEPLSRSRPSPSDD
- a CDS encoding NYN domain-containing protein gives rise to the protein MEQDDEGVEGSSSDAAGQTDPDAGGVALFVDGPNVLREEFDVDLDDVRRAAEAEGPLVTTRLYLDEHATPGLIQAAEARGFEVVMTSGDVDVKLAVDAARFAAEGRMETLAIASRDTDFKPVVETANGYGIRTLAIAPGEFGRSDALRNAANGSVTLDGDESDVTEDSGETDTESAWHR
- a CDS encoding oligosaccharyl transferase, archaeosortase A system-associated — its product is MSAQTDTDEDGGDAPLDVLKRWYHVPLLLGAVAFMLWTRLRSYGNFVRNGEVYFRGNDPWYHLRETTYLMENWPNTLPFDPYTGFPFGRTAGQFGTLWDHIMAVGVWIARPIMGSTEEVMLVMAPIAGALVAIPTYFIARRFAGRVAALGGALVLALLPGTFFSYSLVGFPDHSAAEVLFQSIAVLAFLVAFAVAEREKPVWELVVDRDVEALKRPVSYAAAAGVALGLYIWTWQPGILLVGITGIYLAVKLTSDVSHGRSPEPVAFAGAVAMTVTAVMQLIPLNDFSFGTTSYSLLQVVLPLGVAVGAVFLAWLAREWEARNLDVSTYPPTVGGLILASAGVVWLAIPSLWSTLTGNLLNFVGFSSSATFRTIGEGGPPLQDATFTNFVLSQYGLAFFLALAAVLYILARPLYRSDDTNHTLYIPAALAVVGSVYAVPQAYGAVGGVVGLDWQVVGLVLAAAFLVGATFLVEYDAEELYFVVWAAFIGSAAFTQTRFNYYLAVVVAVGTAYFLQVAFDALDLTSLDAVKNVEGWQVLTVLAVLAILLVPLVGVATPVWTAGNSSQPGSVVQWDESLQWMNDETPQPGELGGADNAMDPYTTYERPADGDFDYPDGAYGVQSWWDYGHWITTRAERIPNANPFQQNAGEAADYLLAPSEQQAAEVLASQSDEGNQTRYVMVDWQMASPNSKFNAPVTFYSGNETVRDFNELLYERVQGQNGQQGGLRAALQTRTQRYHESQMIRLYQHYGSAVEPDPVVLDWEPQTAQTQSGEQVDIKVLPSEGQPVQRFDNLSAARSYAEEDGSAQVGGVMGVPTERVEALEHYRLVHATQAPGRSPYAQQAQILAQRFGVDLQATFGESLFGAFSDDFVKTFERVPGATVEGSGAAPGQEVEATVEMRKLNGQTFEYTQYATADENGEFELTLPYSTTGYDEFGPENGYTNTSVRATGPYNVSTAQTTGEDLYTTEQFGQVEVTEGQVVGEDDTAATVELEERIVDCPSGDPACPVDSGSEGGDGGDSGNTTNSTDSASVLGAAEPVTAVDATSATTATGDASA
- a CDS encoding thioredoxin family protein produces the protein MVQTESESELDRGDVAPDFELPGADGETYALDDFETDALLVVFTCNHCPYAKAKIDLLNDLAVEYDDLAVVGINPNDADEYPEDSFEAMREAVADGTVAYDAYLRDETAEVAAAYDAVCTPDPFLFGREDRKWRLRYHGRLDDALNPDDEATEFYVRDAVDAVLAGEEVEIPDRPSRGCSIKWPDA
- the purQ gene encoding phosphoribosylformylglycinamidine synthase I, with the translated sequence MTVAVVQFGGSNCDRDAVRALAHLGIDAERVWHEDGLPEDTDGIVLPGGFSYGDYLRAGAMAARDPIMDEVRAAAESGVPVIGICNGAQIGSESGLTPGAFTTNASARFQCEPVHLRVERADTPWTAAYDEGDVIEVPIAHGEGRFEIGDEAHADLVADDRVLFRYCDADGNVTDAANPNGSTDNVAGVLGERETVAVLMPHPERATLPDLGRSTDGAGILEAFA
- a CDS encoding class I SAM-dependent methyltransferase; this encodes MTDHAAYLDAKRALDDRSLNRTVLDRFAAELPPEPEILEVGAGTATMVERLAEWDVIEGGRWVAVDAHEEALAAGEARVGDAVGGVDVEYRVADAFDFARDAAAAGRRFDAVVGCAFFDVVDAAPAVDALAAVAPVAYAPITYDGETRFAPPDTDDDAVLDRYHRHMREFRPGGPDGAAALARAATVIAEGPSPWTIEPPYEAGERTVLAHLLDTVEGAVDETDFDASDWADRRRESLRSERLRYEAANRDLLVELE
- the purS gene encoding phosphoribosylformylglycinamidine synthase subunit PurS, with the translated sequence MTDYTATVTVRLKRGVLDPEAETTQQALERLGFELDDLRSADRFEVDLAAADADEAADRAGEMAERLLANPTIHDYDVAVAER
- the ilvD gene encoding dihydroxy-acid dehydratase, whose amino-acid sequence is MSEQQPRSDDDERRRRREDTDRFAGGKDEDLRSREVTEGPDKAPHRAMFRAMGFDDEDLSSPIVGVPNPAADITPCNVHLDDVADAALDGIDAAGGMPIEFGTITISDAISMGTEGMKASLISREVIADSVELVSFGERMDALVTVAGCDKNLPGMMMAAIRTDLPSVFLYGGSIMPGQHDGRDVTIVQVFEGVGTYAQGDMDADELDDLERHACPGAGSCGGMFTANTMASLSEALGLAPLGSASPPAEDEARYAVAERAGELAMDCIENDRRPSDILSRKSFENAIAAQTAMGGSTNAVLHLLALAGEADVDLSIEDFDKISRRTPKIANLQPGGTRVMNDLHEIGGVPVVLRRLLEADLLHGDAMTVTGRTLKEELAELEANGDLPDEDEIEADFLYTVDDPKEEEGAIKILDGNLAPDGSVLKVTGDDEFYHEGPARVFENEEDAMEYVQSGEIESGDVIVIRNEGPRGGPGMREMLGVTAAVVGAGHEDDVALLTDGRFSGGTRGPMIGHVAPEAAAGGPIGLIEDGDHITVDIPERDLTVDLSDEELAARREEWEAPEPPYEGGILAKYGRDFASAADGAVTNPRLTRDL
- a CDS encoding DUF368 domain-containing protein, which codes for MDDRREWLTLYLKGVAMGSADAVPGVSGGTIALIVGIYERLIAAVTAIDPGRVRRVLAGVRPGNLADARAAFREVDGAFLLVLGAGIGTAVIAVLSGVNYLLATRPVATYGFFFGLIAASAAALLGDVDLGTPRRKVAAAGGFTLAFLASGVGSTGLGSPLPLVFLAGAVAVSAMVLPGVSGSLLLVVLGQYEYMSGVVSRFVDGVGALAVGNGSDALVETLPPVAVFLVGGVCGLFTIAHAVRYALSRARTATLAFLVSLIVGALRAPLVETSTRLAESAESWRAAAPRFALAAIGGAALVLVLDRYSDAVEY